From Flavobacterium lipolyticum, one genomic window encodes:
- a CDS encoding response regulator transcription factor: MKMKSPSNNYSFLVADDHSVVRQGVSLMIKELFSNALIHKAGNFKDTLTILKEQSIDLLILDVNFPDGNSISIITEIKSIQPEVKILIFSAYDENIYAMRYLNAGASGYLNKETSEEEMKNAISSMILSGKYITQNLKDRILDSYISKKPTNPLDVLSNREIEVAQLLIKGYGNLEIIEHLNIKKTTVSTYKNRIFEKLEIDNLADLIKVFHLYAD; the protein is encoded by the coding sequence ATGAAAATGAAATCCCCATCCAATAACTATAGCTTTTTAGTAGCTGATGACCATAGTGTGGTTCGACAAGGCGTTTCTTTGATGATAAAAGAGTTATTTTCGAATGCTTTAATTCATAAAGCCGGAAATTTTAAGGATACCCTTACTATTTTAAAAGAACAGAGTATAGATTTATTAATCTTAGATGTAAATTTTCCTGACGGAAACAGTATCAGTATCATAACAGAGATTAAATCCATCCAGCCCGAAGTGAAAATACTGATCTTCTCCGCTTATGATGAGAATATTTATGCAATGCGGTATTTGAATGCGGGAGCATCCGGATACCTGAACAAAGAAACTTCGGAGGAAGAAATGAAAAACGCAATCAGTTCGATGATTTTGTCCGGAAAGTATATTACACAGAATCTTAAAGACAGGATTCTGGACTCTTATATTTCAAAAAAACCAACAAATCCATTAGATGTATTGTCTAACAGAGAAATTGAAGTGGCACAGCTTTTAATTAAAGGCTATGGTAACCTCGAAATAATTGAACACCTGAACATTAAGAAAACAACGGTAAGCACCTATAAAAACAGGATTTTTGAAAAGCTTGAAATTGATAATCTGGCCGATTTGATCAAAGTTTTTCATTTGTATGCGGACTGA
- a CDS encoding PAS domain-containing sensor histidine kinase: MEFDFYNTKKKANVNVFKSKAFDEVQDALFVFTISADNDYEMPFINDATYEMFEVLSNKMFTNTVLSIYDRIHQDDKKRVKNSLFDAIKKRRKWSVVFRAELPFNGLSWFKVTSKRLVNKDGSTEFYGRITDITELKEQELKLRRTEQRFKFMLMTSNEGIWDWDLTNDRIYYSPQALNILELKASDIAHTCDGWKKMIHPEDVEDCQKAFNDHFDNRTPFYENFQRVLTSNKKYKWILSKGMVTERDLEGKPLKVIGTYSDVSFQKEKELELRREMEVYKEKNNRLLNFSHIVSHNLNSHAGNFKVLLDLIDSEEGFDEKVETLKYLRAVSGDLSKTIEDLSQIVNVQNNAEINIEALNLNSYLNRVLNIVNAYNNKNNVTIINNVSPEAVVHFNPAYLESVLQNLSSNAIKYADPKKPLIVEFNFFRENGRKVFTIKDNGLGIDLKKHGDLIFGMYKTFHKHEKANGLGLYITKNQIESMNGNITVESQVGEGTTFKVFFKE, encoded by the coding sequence ATGGAATTCGATTTTTATAATACAAAGAAGAAAGCAAATGTGAATGTTTTTAAATCTAAAGCATTTGATGAGGTTCAGGACGCTCTTTTCGTATTTACGATTTCGGCAGATAACGATTATGAGATGCCCTTTATAAATGACGCCACTTATGAAATGTTTGAAGTTTTATCCAATAAGATGTTTACTAATACCGTACTTTCTATATACGATCGAATTCATCAGGATGATAAAAAAAGGGTGAAAAACTCTTTATTCGACGCTATTAAAAAAAGAAGAAAATGGAGTGTTGTGTTCAGGGCAGAATTGCCTTTCAACGGATTAAGTTGGTTTAAGGTGACTTCAAAAAGGCTAGTCAATAAAGATGGAAGTACGGAATTTTATGGCCGTATAACTGATATTACCGAATTAAAGGAGCAGGAGTTAAAACTCAGAAGAACGGAACAACGTTTTAAGTTCATGCTGATGACTTCAAATGAAGGTATTTGGGATTGGGATCTAACCAATGATCGAATTTATTATTCGCCGCAAGCCTTAAATATACTGGAATTGAAAGCGTCTGATATTGCTCACACTTGCGACGGATGGAAGAAAATGATACATCCGGAGGATGTTGAAGATTGTCAAAAGGCATTTAATGATCATTTTGATAACAGAACTCCTTTTTACGAAAATTTTCAACGTGTATTAACTTCAAATAAAAAATACAAATGGATTCTCAGTAAAGGAATGGTGACCGAGCGTGATCTTGAGGGAAAACCATTAAAGGTAATAGGAACTTACAGCGATGTTTCTTTTCAAAAAGAGAAAGAGCTTGAGTTAAGAAGAGAAATGGAAGTGTATAAAGAAAAGAACAACAGATTGTTGAATTTTTCGCACATCGTTTCTCATAACCTAAACTCGCACGCAGGTAATTTTAAAGTTCTTTTGGACTTGATCGATTCAGAAGAAGGTTTTGATGAAAAAGTTGAAACATTAAAATACCTGCGTGCGGTTTCCGGCGATCTTAGTAAAACAATTGAAGATTTGTCGCAAATTGTAAATGTTCAGAACAATGCCGAAATTAATATCGAGGCACTGAATTTAAACAGTTATTTAAACAGGGTACTCAACATTGTTAATGCTTATAACAACAAGAATAATGTTACGATTATCAACAACGTTTCCCCTGAAGCAGTGGTTCATTTTAATCCGGCATATCTTGAAAGTGTATTGCAAAATTTAAGTAGCAATGCTATAAAATATGCAGATCCTAAAAAACCACTGATCGTCGAATTTAATTTTTTCAGAGAAAATGGAAGAAAGGTATTTACCATAAAAGATAATGGTTTGGGAATTGATCTTAAGAAACACGGAGATTTAATTTTTGGAATGTATAAAACATTTCACAAACACGAAAAAGCAAACGGTTTGGGCTTATACATTACAAAAAATCAGATCGAATCTATGAATGGAAACATTACAGTAGAAAGTCAGGTAGGAGAGGGTACAACTTTTAAAGTCTTTTTTAAAGAATAA
- a CDS encoding YegP family protein — protein sequence MEKFIVIKKANGEFQFEFVNKNGEIILSSGDYTRKFMCMKGIESVKVNSQDNTKFFRKTNSKDERYFNLKAFNGKIIGTSKIFKDRDSRDEGILEFRKYAPHAIVEDHSNTVLAESAAF from the coding sequence ATGGAAAAATTTATCGTTATTAAAAAAGCCAATGGAGAATTTCAATTCGAATTTGTAAATAAAAATGGTGAAATTATTTTAAGCAGTGGCGATTATACCCGAAAATTCATGTGTATGAAAGGGATTGAATCAGTAAAAGTTAATTCACAGGACAATACAAAATTCTTCCGGAAAACCAATTCAAAAGATGAAAGATACTTTAATCTTAAAGCTTTTAACGGAAAGATTATCGGAACAAGTAAAATATTTAAAGACAGAGATTCCCGCGATGAAGGAATACTGGAATTTAGAAAATATGCACCACATGCTATTGTAGAAGATCACTCTAATACAGTATTGGCTGAGAGTGCAGCATTTTAG
- a CDS encoding TonB-dependent receptor — MKTIYKAILIFSVALFTPNIMAQKASISGTITDTQSPLPGATIILSNNLKTTTDFSGYFTIQDVRPGSFELEISYIGYEVKHIQIEITDNQKLNLGTIQLQTNSKELNEVVVSGMTQRNSEARALNMQKKSMSIVNVIAADGIGKLPDRNAAETVQRMPGVSIERDQGEGRFVSVRGLPPFWSSTTINGNRIPTAEEETTSRATAFDFFPSDLIAYVEATKALTPDMDGDAIGGSVNFTTQTAPTKRTIKASVFSGYNQKSDKGIYSGSLTIGDKSKNGKFGYIINGTYWDRNWATDNYEARRQGDQGVYRLELRDYTGVRKTTGLNGAMEFNPSSRDKIFLKVTYGGLTDEETHYKHRIRFDKFNGTTNALTVEQQDIHNQLMTQFLGLDLGGKHQLANGKLDWSLASYRNRFKYGNIPNAEDNSYFLIQFNQTGVGVKPEYLKTVPLANGGAGGPRAYWAADGGIMDPSNPKSIFDFYSDPNFKTDPTKMKFSTLELYKINIVERDNIIAAVNYEHNFNENLKMKFGAKVTDKDRIATFRDEYYNWTGSPTPYLSNYASDLILQPGGTDYLRKETGTLIGNSFGPVLSADGMTKLFNTSKANLVLNPADSQIPELGKGLGRNFNVGETTSSVYAMSTYNLSDKWTVLGGLRVTNTITQVTGKTVENNVVVDAENTKTYTSVLPMLHVKYTPIENLNLRFATTRTFARPNFGDISPAGSLNTIDGEYAGGNPNLNPTYSWNFDLLGEYFLDEVGIINAGVFYKSITDPIFDDTYQGTINGIPDIEISSPANGGNAWIGGVEFGITKRFSFLPGFLKYFGTQINATLMDSEMTLGKNANNPNGRKVSTPYQAKELYNIQLFYESGKLNVRAAFNHKGAYATSFDANAKNTDMNDIYYGKYNSLDFSASYKIGDHFTIFSDVNNVLNEPLMYHFGETPNRPKQVEYYGMKFNLGLKYNL, encoded by the coding sequence ATGAAAACAATTTACAAGGCAATTTTAATTTTTTCGGTTGCACTTTTTACTCCAAACATAATGGCTCAAAAGGCAAGCATCAGCGGAACAATTACCGACACACAGTCTCCGCTTCCGGGTGCTACCATAATATTGTCTAATAATCTAAAAACTACAACAGATTTTAGCGGTTATTTTACCATTCAGGATGTCAGACCAGGCAGCTTCGAATTAGAAATTTCTTATATCGGATATGAAGTGAAACACATACAGATTGAAATTACTGACAATCAAAAACTGAATTTAGGTACAATTCAGCTGCAAACCAACTCAAAAGAACTTAATGAAGTTGTGGTTAGTGGAATGACCCAAAGAAATAGTGAAGCAAGAGCATTGAACATGCAGAAAAAATCAATGAGTATTGTAAATGTAATTGCAGCCGATGGGATTGGAAAACTTCCGGATCGTAATGCTGCCGAAACCGTACAGCGTATGCCGGGAGTTTCGATAGAGCGCGATCAGGGTGAAGGACGTTTTGTATCGGTGAGAGGATTGCCGCCATTTTGGTCGTCAACTACAATTAACGGAAACAGAATTCCAACTGCCGAAGAAGAAACGACTTCGAGAGCTACCGCATTTGATTTTTTTCCTTCAGATCTTATCGCTTATGTTGAAGCTACTAAAGCGCTTACACCGGACATGGATGGTGATGCGATTGGCGGAAGCGTCAATTTTACTACACAAACCGCTCCAACGAAAAGAACAATTAAAGCAAGTGTTTTTAGCGGATACAATCAAAAATCGGATAAAGGAATTTATAGTGGATCACTTACAATAGGGGATAAAAGTAAAAATGGAAAGTTTGGATACATTATCAATGGTACGTATTGGGACAGAAACTGGGCAACCGATAATTACGAGGCGAGAAGACAAGGTGATCAGGGCGTTTACAGATTGGAGTTGAGAGATTACACCGGAGTTAGAAAAACCACAGGTTTGAATGGTGCAATGGAGTTTAATCCTTCATCTAGAGATAAAATTTTTCTAAAAGTAACTTATGGCGGACTTACAGATGAAGAAACACATTACAAACACCGTATCCGATTTGATAAATTCAATGGTACAACAAATGCATTAACGGTGGAACAACAAGATATTCACAACCAATTAATGACACAATTTTTAGGTCTTGATTTGGGAGGGAAACATCAGTTAGCGAACGGAAAATTAGATTGGAGTCTTGCTTCTTATCGAAACAGGTTTAAGTATGGCAACATCCCAAATGCAGAAGACAACAGTTATTTTTTAATTCAGTTCAATCAAACGGGAGTAGGTGTTAAACCCGAATATTTAAAAACAGTGCCGCTTGCCAATGGTGGAGCAGGAGGTCCAAGAGCGTATTGGGCTGCTGATGGTGGAATTATGGATCCAAGCAATCCAAAGTCAATATTTGATTTTTATTCCGATCCAAATTTCAAAACAGATCCGACAAAAATGAAGTTTTCTACTTTAGAATTATACAAAATCAACATCGTAGAAAGAGACAACATTATTGCGGCAGTCAACTACGAGCACAATTTTAATGAGAATCTTAAAATGAAGTTTGGAGCGAAAGTAACAGATAAAGATCGTATTGCAACTTTTAGAGACGAGTATTACAACTGGACAGGTTCTCCAACCCCTTATTTATCCAACTATGCTTCTGATTTAATTCTTCAACCGGGAGGTACAGATTACTTAAGGAAAGAAACAGGCACTTTGATTGGAAATAGTTTCGGTCCGGTTTTATCAGCGGATGGAATGACAAAATTATTCAATACCTCCAAAGCAAATCTGGTTTTAAATCCTGCTGATTCGCAGATTCCGGAACTGGGTAAAGGATTAGGAAGAAACTTTAATGTAGGGGAGACAACCTCTTCTGTTTATGCGATGTCAACCTATAATCTGTCGGATAAATGGACTGTTTTGGGAGGTCTGCGTGTAACCAATACTATCACACAGGTAACCGGTAAAACTGTAGAAAACAATGTGGTGGTAGATGCTGAGAATACTAAAACGTATACCTCCGTACTTCCAATGTTGCACGTAAAGTACACTCCGATTGAGAATTTGAACCTTCGTTTTGCCACAACCAGGACATTTGCAAGACCTAATTTTGGAGATATTTCACCTGCAGGTTCGCTAAATACTATTGACGGAGAGTATGCAGGAGGAAATCCAAACTTGAACCCTACCTATTCCTGGAACTTTGATTTGTTGGGAGAGTATTTCCTTGACGAAGTAGGAATCATTAATGCCGGAGTATTCTACAAATCGATTACAGATCCAATTTTTGACGATACTTATCAGGGTACCATAAACGGAATTCCTGATATAGAAATCAGTTCACCTGCTAACGGAGGTAATGCATGGATTGGTGGAGTTGAATTTGGAATTACCAAGAGATTCAGCTTCTTGCCGGGATTCCTGAAATATTTTGGGACTCAGATCAATGCAACTCTTATGGACTCTGAAATGACGTTAGGGAAAAATGCTAACAATCCTAACGGAAGAAAAGTGTCAACACCTTATCAGGCAAAAGAATTATACAATATACAACTGTTTTATGAGAGCGGCAAACTAAATGTGAGAGCTGCCTTTAATCACAAGGGAGCTTATGCCACAAGTTTTGATGCCAATGCTAAAAATACAGACATGAATGATATTTATTACGGTAAATACAACTCGCTTGATTTTTCTGCTTCCTATAAAATTGGAGATCATTTTACCATTTTCAGTGATGTAAACAATGTATTGAACGAGCCTTTGATGTACCATTTTGGAGAAACACCAAACCGTCCGAAACAGGTAGAATATTACGGAATGAAGTTTAACCTTGGTTTAAAATATAATTTATAG
- a CDS encoding DUF5690 family protein, with protein sequence MSKKASNFRFILKTSIAAFGTYFCMYAFRKPFTVATFDQLSFWGIDYKILLILAQVLGYTFSKFLGIKIISELKSARRILYLISFIAISELALLGFALVPAPYNILFLFINGLPLGMIWGIVFSYIEGRKTTELLGVILCSSFIVSSGAAKSVGVFVLKVLGCNEFWMPFVSGLLFIVPLIVFSLFLEKIPNPDDEDLALRSKRRPLDKKERALLFRQFAFPLTILIIFYAMLTAMREFRDNFARELWDSLGYKESISIYMYSEIPIAIAVLVILGFLGSMKNNYKAFKNYHLVLLVGSVLIGITTLLFQKHLISPVPWMIISGFGMYVCYIPFNGLFFDRMIATYKIDGNTGFLIYIADAFGYLGSVLVLFFKNFGDKNISLLSFFTTCIYLLSFVGIITTIMSFNYFKRKFRKTAKIHTAMSYEM encoded by the coding sequence ATGTCTAAAAAAGCGTCTAATTTTAGGTTCATACTCAAAACGTCCATAGCGGCATTCGGCACTTATTTTTGTATGTATGCCTTCAGAAAACCTTTTACGGTCGCTACTTTCGATCAGTTGTCTTTTTGGGGAATAGATTATAAGATTCTGCTCATTCTAGCACAGGTTTTAGGTTATACTTTTTCTAAATTTTTAGGAATCAAAATCATATCCGAATTAAAGTCGGCCAGGAGAATTTTATACTTAATCAGTTTTATCGCCATTTCAGAATTGGCTTTGCTGGGTTTTGCTTTGGTACCGGCACCTTACAACATTCTATTTTTATTCATCAATGGATTGCCTTTAGGAATGATTTGGGGAATCGTTTTTTCTTATATCGAAGGCCGAAAAACAACTGAATTACTGGGGGTAATTTTATGCTCGAGTTTTATCGTTTCCTCTGGAGCGGCGAAATCTGTGGGAGTATTCGTTCTGAAGGTTTTGGGGTGCAATGAGTTTTGGATGCCTTTTGTTTCGGGATTACTTTTTATTGTTCCGCTAATCGTATTTTCATTGTTTTTGGAAAAAATCCCAAATCCGGATGACGAAGATTTAGCCCTGCGATCCAAACGCAGACCTTTAGATAAAAAAGAACGTGCATTATTATTCCGACAATTTGCTTTTCCGTTGACCATACTTATAATTTTCTATGCCATGTTAACGGCAATGCGTGAATTCAGAGATAATTTTGCAAGAGAATTATGGGATTCTTTGGGATATAAAGAGAGTATTTCGATCTATATGTACTCCGAAATTCCGATTGCGATAGCTGTTTTGGTCATTTTAGGATTTTTAGGAAGTATGAAAAACAACTACAAAGCCTTCAAAAATTATCATTTGGTGTTGCTCGTAGGTTCTGTACTTATAGGGATTACAACCTTATTGTTTCAAAAACATTTAATATCACCAGTTCCATGGATGATAATTTCCGGATTTGGAATGTACGTTTGCTACATTCCGTTCAACGGTCTGTTTTTTGACCGTATGATTGCCACCTATAAAATTGATGGAAATACCGGATTTTTAATTTACATCGCCGATGCTTTTGGTTACTTAGGAAGCGTACTGGTATTGTTTTTTAAAAATTTTGGCGACAAGAATATTTCCCTGTTAAGCTTTTTTACTACCTGTATTTATCTGCTCTCTTTTGTTGGGATCATCACTACCATCATGTCCTTTAACTATTTTAAAAGGAAGTTTAGAAAGACAGCTAAGATTCATACAGCTATGAGTTATGAGATGTGA
- a CDS encoding TIGR03364 family FAD-dependent oxidoreductase, with the protein MKEKYDLIIIGAGVLGTFHAYHALKKGMSVAILEKSSKPEGATVRNFGQVVPSGMDRKWQNFGKESLKIYKDIQSQFEINLRQNGTVYLASNEEEMQLIEELHQINISNDYESNLLTKEQCLNKYDGLRADYCKGGLFFPQEVTVEPSTMIHKLHQFMTANLGLDLFVNTTVVETQDLNDEVIARTAAGEVYKASKIIICNGSDFKILYPEIYNNSDLIVSKLQMLQTKPQNNYRLDGSILTGLTIRRYESFEECKSYQTIKAKENPDSFEKKYGVHILFKQALDGSVILGDSHEYAPAKDIDSLGFDLNMDIDHFMIEEAKKIIDLPTYEIQNRWFGMYSQCKTKDIFEYTVDQNIHIITGIGGKGMTGSAGFAKHNIDMIFNA; encoded by the coding sequence ATGAAAGAGAAGTATGATTTAATAATTATCGGGGCAGGAGTTCTGGGCACATTTCACGCCTACCATGCCCTGAAAAAAGGAATGTCGGTTGCCATTCTGGAAAAAAGCAGTAAACCGGAAGGTGCGACCGTTAGAAATTTTGGACAGGTTGTACCGTCTGGAATGGATCGAAAATGGCAGAATTTTGGAAAAGAAAGTTTAAAGATTTATAAAGATATTCAATCGCAGTTTGAGATCAATCTCCGCCAGAACGGAACTGTTTATCTGGCTTCAAATGAAGAAGAAATGCAGTTGATTGAAGAACTTCATCAGATTAATATTTCGAATGATTACGAATCTAATTTGCTGACCAAAGAGCAATGCCTGAATAAATACGACGGTTTACGTGCTGACTATTGTAAAGGAGGATTGTTTTTTCCGCAGGAAGTTACCGTTGAACCTTCCACAATGATTCACAAATTGCACCAGTTTATGACAGCCAATCTTGGACTTGATTTGTTTGTAAACACTACGGTCGTAGAAACCCAGGACCTAAACGATGAAGTAATAGCAAGAACTGCAGCAGGTGAGGTATACAAAGCTTCAAAAATTATTATTTGTAACGGAAGTGATTTCAAAATATTATATCCTGAGATTTACAACAACAGCGATCTCATTGTATCTAAATTGCAGATGCTGCAGACGAAACCTCAGAACAATTACAGATTGGACGGCTCTATTTTAACGGGATTGACCATCAGAAGATATGAATCGTTCGAAGAATGTAAATCGTATCAGACCATCAAAGCAAAAGAAAATCCGGATAGTTTTGAGAAGAAGTATGGCGTTCATATCCTGTTCAAGCAAGCCCTTGACGGCTCCGTAATTTTAGGAGATTCTCATGAGTATGCTCCCGCAAAAGATATTGATTCTTTGGGATTTGATCTGAATATGGACATCGATCATTTTATGATTGAAGAAGCCAAAAAGATAATTGATTTGCCTACTTATGAAATCCAGAACAGATGGTTTGGAATGTACTCGCAATGCAAGACCAAAGATATTTTCGAATACACCGTTGACCAGAATATTCACATCATAACCGGAATAGGAGGAAAGGGCATGACGGGAAGCGCAGGATTTGCCAAACACAATATTGATATGATTTTTAATGCTTAG
- a CDS encoding phosphonatase-like hydrolase, with protein MKINEIEMVVFDMAGTTINEQNIVYKTLHKSINNFGIGVSLESVLSLGAGKEKHQAIRDILEYNKITDENKSDVIFEYFKETLDKEYLSASVLPIEGIENIFENLKKDGVKVVLNTGYSSHVANTLLEKLNWKEGNQYDALITADDVVLGRPFPDMIYKAMQLFAITDASKVLKAGDSAIDIEEGKNAKCGVTIGVLSGAQTRQQLEAAQPDYILNSLASLYSVMG; from the coding sequence ATGAAAATTAATGAAATTGAAATGGTTGTTTTTGATATGGCCGGAACAACAATAAATGAGCAAAATATAGTTTACAAAACATTGCATAAATCCATCAACAACTTCGGGATCGGGGTTTCTTTGGAATCGGTATTGTCATTAGGAGCGGGAAAAGAAAAACATCAGGCGATCAGGGATATTTTAGAATACAATAAGATCACAGACGAGAATAAATCAGATGTAATATTCGAATATTTTAAAGAAACACTGGACAAAGAATATCTTTCAGCTTCCGTTTTACCTATAGAAGGCATTGAAAATATTTTTGAAAATTTAAAAAAGGACGGTGTAAAAGTGGTACTAAACACAGGCTACAGCAGTCACGTTGCGAATACCTTATTAGAAAAGCTGAACTGGAAGGAAGGAAACCAATACGATGCCTTAATCACCGCTGATGATGTAGTGTTGGGACGTCCATTTCCGGATATGATATACAAAGCCATGCAATTGTTTGCGATTACAGACGCTTCAAAAGTTCTAAAAGCAGGAGATTCTGCGATAGATATTGAAGAAGGTAAAAATGCCAAATGTGGCGTAACTATTGGTGTTTTATCCGGCGCACAAACCAGACAGCAGCTTGAAGCAGCCCAGCCCGATTACATATTAAATTCGTTGGCATCGCTTTATAGTGTTATGGGGTGA
- a CDS encoding DUF4983 domain-containing protein, with product MKKIFRLSYITILASALLVTSCTNDSALAKDEQAVNAKANSKTGKSALSSGTRKLLIIGIDGCRGDALMGANTPNIHALLPNAVYSVDALTEAPTWSGNGWSTMLTGVTHLKHGVTDNSFSSPNFTSYPSFLKRLETYNSALKTMSIVHWAPINTYIVNGIDVEKTLTTDLAVKNEVVAALTNDNPDALFLHFDDVDHAGHSYGFSLNVSQYKSSIETTDGYIGEILTALKNRPNYANEDWLVVVAPDHGGIVTGSSGSHGGSSYEERNIFTIFNNKNFTSTKIEKPVDPTTTITGKFVNFNSNSIYASTSNALYNFGTSSFTVECRVKTSGYSSDPSLVSNKNWVSGKNRGFVICANTGGTWKVNIGDTQSRVDISGGTINDGKWHHLTLVVDRTAKLVKTYQDGAFVGQAAIGASFGSLTSGLPFAIGQDGTLTYGANVNGNIAEVRVWNKALSEASILNYTCSSVTASHPDYSNLIGYWKGDNGSGNSFTDSSVQQVNLAFPNTPTWINTTASLKCGTATGAVPKMVDIAYSSLQWFGVPINTSWSLDGRSWLPTAN from the coding sequence ATGAAAAAGATTTTTAGATTAAGTTACATTACAATTCTTGCAAGTGCGCTTTTAGTCACTTCCTGTACCAACGATTCAGCGCTTGCGAAAGACGAACAGGCAGTAAATGCTAAAGCAAACTCTAAAACCGGCAAATCTGCTTTAAGCAGTGGAACCAGAAAATTACTGATTATAGGAATCGACGGCTGTCGCGGCGATGCTCTAATGGGAGCCAACACTCCTAATATTCATGCTTTATTACCCAATGCGGTTTACAGTGTAGATGCATTGACCGAAGCACCTACGTGGAGCGGAAACGGCTGGTCGACGATGCTTACCGGCGTGACCCATTTGAAACATGGCGTAACCGATAATTCATTTTCGAGTCCGAATTTTACCTCGTATCCTAGTTTTTTGAAAAGACTTGAAACGTATAATTCTGCTTTAAAAACCATGTCGATTGTGCATTGGGCACCCATCAATACCTATATTGTGAATGGCATTGATGTAGAGAAAACACTCACTACCGATTTGGCTGTTAAAAATGAAGTGGTTGCCGCACTTACAAACGACAATCCGGATGCCTTGTTTTTGCATTTTGATGATGTCGATCATGCAGGACACAGCTATGGATTTTCGCTTAATGTATCGCAGTACAAATCTTCAATTGAAACCACAGACGGTTACATAGGTGAAATCTTAACGGCTTTAAAGAACAGACCTAACTATGCCAATGAGGATTGGTTGGTCGTGGTAGCGCCGGATCACGGAGGGATTGTTACAGGTTCCAGTGGATCTCATGGCGGAAGTTCTTACGAAGAACGAAACATCTTTACTATTTTCAACAATAAAAACTTTACGTCGACTAAAATCGAAAAACCGGTCGATCCCACTACAACGATAACGGGTAAGTTTGTCAATTTTAATTCCAATTCTATTTATGCTTCAACATCTAATGCACTTTACAATTTCGGAACTTCGAGTTTTACAGTGGAGTGTCGGGTAAAAACATCAGGATATAGCAGTGATCCTTCGCTGGTTTCGAATAAGAACTGGGTGAGCGGTAAAAACCGAGGTTTTGTCATCTGCGCCAATACCGGAGGAACATGGAAGGTAAATATTGGGGACACTCAAAGTCGTGTGGATATTTCCGGTGGGACAATCAATGATGGGAAATGGCATCATTTGACACTTGTGGTGGACCGCACAGCCAAATTGGTTAAAACGTATCAGGACGGTGCTTTTGTGGGGCAGGCTGCTATTGGAGCCAGTTTCGGAAGTCTGACTTCTGGACTGCCTTTTGCGATAGGACAGGACGGAACGCTAACGTATGGTGCCAATGTAAACGGAAATATTGCTGAGGTGCGTGTATGGAACAAAGCCTTATCGGAAGCTTCGATTTTAAATTATACCTGTTCTTCGGTTACCGCTTCACATCCGGATTACTCCAATCTTATTGGATACTGGAAAGGAGATAACGGATCAGGAAACAGTTTTACCGATTCAAGCGTTCAGCAGGTAAACCTTGCTTTTCCAAATACTCCAACATGGATAAACACTACAGCCTCTTTAAAATGTGGTACCGCAACAGGAGCAGTTCCTAAAATGGTAGATATCGCCTATTCTTCGTTACAATGGTTTGGTGTACCCATCAATACAAGCTGGTCATTAGACGGCCGTTCATGGCTTCCGACAGCGAATTAA
- a CDS encoding helix-turn-helix domain-containing protein — MEDFLIGIGKRLKEIRKKNALTIHEVANRAGVSNGLISRIENGRTIPSLPVLIELIQSLNTDVSYFFEGVENTKNAKYIHIKKDDYQKIEKEDRAETTGFNYYHIFSKSINSIGFEAVILDVEPNCKREKVITDAWEFKYIIKGSVTYIIDDAEVVVNEGDSLCFNGRHPHVPQNRTTENCVMLVLYFYSESNS; from the coding sequence ATGGAAGATTTTTTAATTGGTATTGGAAAGAGATTAAAAGAGATCAGGAAGAAAAATGCATTAACCATACACGAAGTAGCCAACAGAGCCGGAGTTAGCAACGGTTTGATTTCCAGAATTGAAAACGGAAGAACAATTCCTTCCCTACCTGTTTTGATTGAATTGATACAATCCTTAAATACGGATGTGAGTTATTTTTTTGAAGGTGTTGAAAATACCAAGAATGCGAAGTACATTCATATTAAAAAAGACGATTATCAAAAGATAGAAAAAGAGGACCGTGCCGAAACCACCGGTTTTAACTACTATCATATTTTCAGTAAAAGCATTAACTCTATTGGTTTTGAAGCTGTAATTCTTGACGTGGAACCCAACTGTAAACGCGAAAAAGTAATTACAGATGCCTGGGAGTTCAAATACATCATAAAAGGAAGTGTGACTTATATTATTGATGATGCAGAAGTGGTTGTCAATGAAGGTGATTCATTGTGCTTCAACGGAAGACATCCACACGTGCCTCAAAACCGAACAACAGAAAACTGTGTGATGCTGGTACTTTACTTTTATTCTGAGAGTAATAGTTAG